A genomic window from Yarrowia lipolytica chromosome 1D, complete sequence includes:
- a CDS encoding uncharacterized protein (Compare to YALI0D22869g, no similarity), translating to MSYYTSNTKAPVDKGRGVWSRMKDFGGVNMSMSALSVSSSTDQDGETETSTVVHQSLVKFYATKTGSVPDWLEPPGSEHTDLSQYQNQNQNNPYGQSQQQQQGQYSKRPSVSSTPSSLQDIYARRGSSAEVNRAPQQQSQYNYPQQQYGGQTAYGAQTAYGRPAQGNGGGANGNPGNDRMREKLRQLGRSQSQTQGGVSGEPAWRR from the coding sequence ATGTCCTACTACACCAGCAACACAAAGGCGCCCGTGGACAAGGGCCGGGGCGTGTGGTCTCGAATGAAGGATTTCGGCGGTGTCAATATGAGCATGTCTGCTCTCTCGGTGTCGTCTTCCACTGATCAGGACGGAGAGACTGAGACTTCGACCGTCGTTCACCAGTCGCTTGTCAAGTTCTACGCCACCAAGACGGGTTCTGTTCCTGATTGGCTGGAGCCTCCCGGGTCGGAACATACCGATTTGTCGCAGTATCAGAACCAGAATCAAAACAACCCCTATGGACAGagtcagcaacagcagcaaggGCAATACTCGAAACGGCCCTCTGTGTCTTCCACGCCTTCTTCTCTACAAGATATTTACGCTCGACGAGGCTCTTCGGCTGAGGTGAACCGCGCTCCTCAGCAACAGTCTCAGTACAACTATCCTCAACAGCAGTACGGAGGTCAAACGGCTTATGGAGCACAGACAGCGTACGGACGCCCGGCGCAGGGCAatggtggaggagcaaACGGTAACCCAGGCAACGACAGAATGAGGGAGAAGCTAAGACAGCTGGGAAgaagccagagccagactCAGGGGGGCGTTAGTGGAGAGCCTGCGTGGAGACGGTAA